The proteins below come from a single Piliocolobus tephrosceles isolate RC106 unplaced genomic scaffold, ASM277652v3 unscaffolded_38612, whole genome shotgun sequence genomic window:
- the LOC113223094 gene encoding olfactory receptor 5K1, translated as FVVFFAIYLITMVGNIGMVALIFTHRRLHTPMYIFLGNLALVDSCCACAITPKMLQNFFSEDKRISLYECIVQFYFLCTVETADCFLLAAMAYDRYVAICSPLQYHIMMSKKLCIQMTTGAFIAGNLHSMIHVGLVFRLVFCGSNHINHFYCDILPLYRLSRVDPYINELVLFIFSGSVQVFTIGSVLISYLYILLTIFRMKSKEGRAKAFSTCASHFLSVSLFYGSLFFMYIRPNLLEEGDKDIPAAILFTIVVPLLNPFIYSLRNREVISVLRKILMKK; from the coding sequence TTTGTGGTGTTCTTTGCCATCTATCTGATCACCATGGTGGGGAATATTGGTATGGTGGCACTGATATTTACACACCGTCGACTTCACACACCAATGTACATCTTTCTGGGAAACCTGGCTCTTGTGGATTCTTGCTGTGCCTGTGCCATTACCCCCAAAATGTTACAGAACTTCTTTTCTGAGGACAAAAGGATTTCCCTCTATGAATGTATagtacagttttattttctctgcacTGTGGAAACTGCAGACTGCTTTCTTCTGGCAGCAATGGCCTATGACCGCTATGTGGCTATATGCAGCCCACTGCAGTACCACATCATGATGTCCAAGAAACTCTGCATTCAGATGACCACAGGGGCCTTCATAGCTGGAAACCTGCATTCCATGATTCATGTAGGGCTTGTATTTAGGCTAGTTTTCTGTGGATCGAATCACATCAACCACTTTTACTGTGACATTCTTCCCTTGTATAGACTCTCTCGTGTTGATCCTTATATCAATGAACTGGTTCTATTCATCTTCTCAGGTTCAGTTCAAGTCTTTACCATAGGTAGTGTCTTAATATCTTATCTCTATATTCTTCTTACTATTTTCAGAATGAAATCCAAAGAGGGAAGGGCCAAAGCCTTTTCTACCTGTGCATCCCACTTTTTGTCAGTTTCATTATTCTATGGGTCTCTTTTCTTCATGTACATTAGACCAAATTTGCTTGAAGAAGGGGATAAAGATATACCAGctgcaattttatttacaatagtaGTTCCCTTGTTAAATCCTTTCATTTATAGCCTGAGAAATAGGGAAGTAATAAGTGTCTTAAGAAAAATTCTGATGAAGAAATAA